The Lipingzhangella halophila genome segment CGCGACCACGTCCTTTCCGGTGGCTCGATGAGTCGTTGGCTTCTCATCATCGCCGCCGGGCCTGGTCTCTTCATGTCACCCCTGCGTCAGCGTCAACAACCCCCGCCTCGCAACACCTAGGCGACCATCTTCGCGGTCCGCGCCACGCGGTGCGCCCCCGCTTCTCGTCCACGTAGTCTATCTCTTGGCCGTGGGCGGAGGGAGCTTCGTCGCTACCGTAAGGAGGGCGCATGAGTGACACGCTGACGCAGTTGCCCACCCGTATCTGGTCGGTGGCGGATCTGCTCCGTGGCAACTTCAAGGTCTCTGAGTACGGCAGAATCGTGCTGCCGTTCACCGTGTTGCGTCGGCTCGACTGCGTGCTCGCCTCGACTCGGAGAGACGTGCTCGCCCCCGCGGAAGCACTGGGCGACGACAGAAACCCGGATCAGCACGCCGAACTCCGGAGCGCCTCCCAGTATCTCTTTTACAACACCAGCGCTATCGCGCTCGCGGACGTAGCCAACGCACCACGGAACGCCGCGCATTCCCTGCTTGAGTACGTTGGCGGGTTCTCTCCAAACGTCAGAAAGGTGATCGAGGGCTTCCAATTCGAACACACCATCTGGCGGCTGAACGACGCCGAGATACTCACCAAGACCCTCGACCACTTCCTCGCGCTGGACTTGGGGCCAGCCCTCACCTCACGTGAGATGGGGCACATCTTTGAGGAGCTCGTACGGCGTTTCGATGACCAGGCGAGTGAGACGAGCGGCGAGCACACCACCCCTCATGATGTCGGTCGGCTGGCGGCTGCCCTCCTGGCCGAGTCCGACCCGACTCGACACGTTCCCGGCCCGGTGCGGAAAGTTTATGACCCGGCCTGTGGGACGGGCGGCATGCTTGGTGAGGCAGCCGACCACATCCTCAGCGAAACCTCTCAGGCACGTGTTCTCCGATACGGCCAGGAACTCAACCCCGAGTCCTGGGCGGTCGCCAGCTCCGCCCGACTGATGAGCGGGGACGACCCCGACCGGATAAAGCTTGGGAATGTGCTGGTCGAGGACCGGTTTCCGGACGAACGCTTCGACTATCTGCTGGCACACCCTCCTTTCGGGATCGAATGGAGAACGAGTGCGGAAGCCGTCCACACCGAGTACGAGCAACTCGGCTACGAAGGCCGTTTTGGTGCTGGCCTGCCTCGCATCAACGACGGGTCCCTGCTCTTCCTCCAGCACATGCTCGCAAAAATGAAGCCGGTGGACGACTTCGGCCGCGGTGGAAGCCGTGTCGCGGTTCTCTTCACCGCTTCCCCGATGCGTGCCGGTAGTGCTGGCTCGGGCGAGTCGGAGATCCGGAGGTGGATCGTCGAGAACGACTTGCTCGAAGGTATCGTCGCCCTCCCTGATCAGCTCTTCCACAACACCGGTATCGACACCTACCTCTGGATCCTGACCAACCGCAAGAGAAACAACCGCCAAAGTCGGGTGGTTCTGGTCAAGGCCCAGGACCACTGGCAGAAGATGCGACGGACAGTGGGCAGCAAGCGTAAATACCTCGGGCCCGACCAGATCGCCAATATCGTCCGACTCTACGGCGAGGCGTCGTCCACCACTGCACCCAGCAGTTCCCCGCGCGACCGAGTACACGTCGTGCACAACCAGGACTTGCTGTACCGCGAGATCACCATCGAGCACCCACTACGACTGCGTTTCCAACTCACGCAGGAGGGATTGGATCAACTCGCCGGCCTGCGGCGGGTACAGCAAGCCGATGACCCTGAGGCCCTGCTGTCGGCGCTGGACGAACTCATCGGGACGACGTGGGACACGAAGGCCGAGGCATTCACGGCGCTGCGGCATGCCGTAAGAGCCGTTGGCCAGAGCTGGCCGCAAGGGACCGCCTTTGAGAAGGCCGTCCGCAAGGCGATCGGGGTGCGCGACGACGCAGGAGAGGTACAGCGACTCCGAGCCGGACCCGAACCTGACCCTGAGCTGCGTGACCGAGTCGTTCTGCAGCTCCAGGACGATCCGGACGAATACCTCAGAAACAAGATCCTGCCCCACACTTCTGGCGCCTGGATTAACAACGACAAGGAGCGCCTGGGGTGCGCGATCCCGCCCTCGCAGTTCTACCTGGCGGAACTCGATGGCCCCTTCGAACCGCTGCGGAACTTCGTCGAGCAGGAGACCCGACGTGTCAAGCTACACCGTCCGAAGCCCGACGAGGAAAGGCCGGACCCGCCGAAGCACCTCATCGCATCATACCTGCACAGTGTCGACTCGGTCCTGGACTTGCCGGATGCAGAACTCGACGATTCGGAAATGACCCCGTGCTCGGGCGGTGATCTCGTGGGGCGCGTTGGCAACTGGCGGCTCTTGCCCCCGAACTTCGGCGACGCGGTCACTTCGCAGATTGTGCTGCACCCAGTTCAGGGGCACAGCCGTGTGTTGTGCGAATGGCTCAACTACCGCAATGACAATGCCGCCGTCCCACTGGCCCGGGATATTCTCGACACCCCCGTCCCGGTGGACCTGGTCATCGACGGTGAGGTCGATTCTCTATTGGACGATGTGCAAGAGAACCGCCGCGCCCTACGGGACGCAGTCGAAGGAACTTTGCCCAACGTCTTCGCCGGCACTGCGACCGTCAGCGAGGACATCCGCACAGCCACGCGATTCATCGCCCGCGAGGCGCGACTCGCCGAACAATTGATCCGTCCTCTCAACGACCCTGTGTCAAGGGCAGAATCCAGCTATCCGTTTCACATATCTGCCCTGGCCCGCCGCTACCGGGTCAGCACCCATCCTTCCGAGCAGAAGGACGGGCTACTCAAACTCGGTGAAGGTATAGCGCGAACCTTGGGTCTTCTTGCCCTTAGTGAACTCATCACGCTGCGCGGGTTCACCAATAATCTCCGCGGGAACTTCTACAACGGGGCGACATTCGCTACCTGGACTCGGCTCCTCGACCAGCTGCTGAGTAACGTAGGGACGCCCCGCCTCCCAGAACTAGCAGAACTCCAGGAGCAGACCACCCGAACACTCCTGGAACAGATCAAAGACTTCCGCAATCGCTCACATCACTCGCAGGGGATCCGCAGGGACCACGAACTCAGCGATGAGGTGGAACTACTCGAACCCCTCGTCCTCTCGGCCCTCAGTTCGGTCAACTGGCTATCGGACGCCAACTGGCTCTGGGTGGAACGCTGTGAGTACGTCGACGAATCCTCCTTCCGGATAGTGGGGTCGCGTCTACACGGAAGCCATCCCAGCTGGGAACTGCTCGATTGGTCGACCGCTCACCCACTGCGCCCCGAGCGGGTCTATGTCCACAGCACCCGGGCAGTCAAGCCTGTTGACCTGTGGCCGTTGGCCACGGTCGATCTGTGCACGGACTGTCGGACACGGGAGCTGTTCCTACTCGACCGGGTGCAGGGCGACCAGGTAATCCTCCACAGTCTTGAGGAGCATTCACTCAAGATCTCCTACTCCACAACGCGTGGAACAGGGGGTAAGAATCCCTGACCTGGAAGTTCCCTTCGATAAAGACTGTAAAATTCCACCGATGGAGAAGCTCCGACCGGTCGAAATTCCATGACGCTGGGGCACTTCAGGGAGGACCTTGACACCCCCGGCGGGGTCGGAGGCACCCGTCGTTGAGAAGATCTAGAGCATGAGATTCCCCGCTTGTGTAGAGGCCATCAGTGAAGTCAGTCGCGGGTGCCAGAGGGCAGATTGAGCCCTTCGAACGTGATAGGACTGCGTATTCCGATATTGGAGTGAGGCCCATGGGGATTGTTTCAATGTGCTATCCATTCGAAGATCTCTGTGGACAATTTCTCGCGTGTTTTCCATGGTGTCAGTAGAGGAAACTTGCTCTGGCTCGAATTTTGTGAAGCCTGGATTTCACCAGCTCACGCGGCGAGCAGTACCCGCTTGCGCAGCAGGTCGGGTTCGGCGAGCCCACATCTCGCGGTTAACCATCTTGAGCCCGGTTGACGTGCCCCTCGACCGCTCCGGAGTTGTGCGGCAGCCTCAGCCCGGCCACGACGGCGTCCCCGCCGCGGACCAGGCCGCGGACGAAGGAAACGAGTTCGGGGATCTGCCCCTCTCTAGCCAGGGCTGATTCAAAGTCGGTGGTGTGACGGCTTCACGCAGGTCACGACGTCATGACGATCGCGGCGATCAGCCGACATACAACAACGGAGCCCCTGTAGAAGCGCGGGGACATCACTCTCCGGCTCCACAGGAACTCCGTTGCCCCACCAGTCTGCCACGCCCCAGCCCGCCGTCGGCGACCTCGCCCAACGCCTCACCGCCGTGGACGATCCGCGCGACGAACGCGGCATCCGCCATGAGATCGGCACCGTACTGGTCATCGCGCTGTGCGCCCTGCTGTGCGGATCCCGCTCCCTGCGCGCGATCGGACAGTGGGCCGCCAACACGCCCCAGCACACCCGCACCCGCCTGGGATGCCGCATCACCGATCCTGAACTGGGCCTGCGCACCGCGCCCAGCACCTCCACCATCCGACGAGTCCTTCTGGCCTGCACACCGGCGGGCGTGGCCGCCCTGGCCCGCCCCGATTCGACCGCCGTGTTGGCTCTGGACGGCGAGACGCTGCGCGGATCGGCCACCGCTCAGCAGGCGGCCACCCACGTCCTTGCGGCTCTGGCTCCCGGTGGCCGCATCGCCGCCCAGGTCCCCGTGGCAGGCAAGACCAGCGAGATCGCCGCCGTCGAGGATCTACTGGGTCCGCTCGACATCGACGGCACCGTGGTCACCGCCGACGCGCTGCACACCCAGACCTCCACCGCCCGCTACCTCGCCGAGCAGCGCGGGGCCGACTACATCCTCACGGTCAAGCGCAACCAGCCCTCGCTGTTCGAACAGGTCACGAGGTTGCCGTGGGCGCAGGCGCCCACGGGCGACACCGACCGCCACCGCGCACACGGCCGGGCCGAGACCCGCACCGTCAAAGCGCTGAGCATCGAGGTCCTCGGGTTTCCCCACGCGGTCCAAGCGGTGCGTATCCGCCGCCACGTCACCGACCTGCGCACCGGAGAGGTGTCATGGACCTGCGCTTATGCGGTCACCAGCCTTCCGGCCGAGCGGGCCGGGGCCGCCCGGCTGGGCGGGCTGGTGCGCGGCCATTGGGCGATCGAGGCGCTGCATCATGTCCGCGATTCCACCTTCGCCGAGGACGCCTGCAAAGTCCGCACGGGCCACGGTCCGGCCAACCTCGCCGCGCTGCGCAGCCTGGCCGCGCTCCTGCTCTCCGCGCTGAAGCGCCCGACCATCCCCGACGCGATCCGGTGGGTCTCCTACGCGTGCTTCACCCACCCGCTCGATCTCATCGGGCTCGCCTGACCAGCGAGAACTCAAGCGATCAACGACTTTGAATCACCCCTGGGCGAGGAGGAGCCCGATCGTGTCGGTGAGGATGCCCCGCTTCCGGCCGGTGATCTTCTTGGCGGCGTCCGTTCCCTGGCTGGTCAGGCGCACGTTGGGGGAGGTCTTCACGCTCTGGGTGTCGAGCACGGAGGCGGTCGGTTCGGGCGTGCGCCCCTCCTTCACCCGGGCCAGGCTGGTGAGGTCGTAGTTGAGCTCGGCGAAGATTCCCTCGTCGCGCCAGGCGGCGTAGTAGGCGTAGACGGTGCCGTGTGCGGGGAAGTCGTGGGGGAGGTATTTCCAGGGAATTCCCGTGCGGTTGACGTAGAGGACCGCGTTGAACACGTCACGCAGTTCGACTGTGGCCGGTTGACCGGTCGGCCTGCGGTCGAGTCGGGCTTTCCGCCAGGCGGTCAGGGTCGGCTCGATCAAGGCCCACCGGGCGTCGGACAGGTCGCTGGGGTACGGCTTGCGCTGGCTCATGGAGATGCTCTTACACGGAGGATGCCGCCGATGGCGTCATCTGACGGGGTGGGCGTTTCTGCCGCATCAACAAACCAGACGGAATCCGGGTGCCAGGAGCGGAGTAAACAGGCGCCCCGGGACCGCGCATTGGGGCGCACGAAGAGATGCGTACAGTGCAATTCCGACCGAAAGCCCCTGGCCACAAGAACGACTTAACGGCAGCAGCACTACCTAAACGCCCTCTAAGTTTAAGGTTACGCTGGGTAGTTCTGGATGTGTTGGGGTTTGGCCATATCTGGGCGGAATGCAAACCGAACGATGGTGTGGTGAGCCGTTCACGTCATCACTGCGAGCACGGCCGTGGGGGCCCTGCCCAGCACACCCACCGCACGAGGGTTTCCTGCCAGCAGTCGCCGGCGCGGAACGCGAGCGGGGAGCGGAACATCCACCAGTGCTTCCCCTGGTGGCGCAGCGGCCAGGCGAGCGGCGCCCCCTGCGGTGTCAGCCGGTCACCGAGGATGTATACCACCATGTCCGTGGCGACCACGACACCTAGCACCACCGGGTGCGGGGGATCGGCCACCATCACCACCACGACTACTCTGGCGGCCAGCGCCGACACCGTCACCCACTCGCTGCCGCCAGGCGAAACCAGCTGTCGGCCGAAAGAGGCCGTGCCCGGCTGGCGCTTTCTAGCGGCTAGGGACTCGCGCCAGGATGGGCCGATGACGACTCCGCGCTTCTTCGACGATGGACCGGCCGGCGACAGCACCGGGACTCCCGACCTTTTGGGCCGCAGGCGCTACGCCGAGCACGCTCTGCAGCTGCTCGACCGAGTCCGCGACCAGAGCGAGTCCGGCGTCCTGGCGATGATCGGCCCGTGGGGTGCGGGAAAGTCCACCGTGCTCAACATGATCATGCAGGCATTGAGGGACTCTGCAATCGATGGGAACACCACGAGCTGGTCGGTCGCCGAACTGAACCCGTGGATGTACAGCGAGGTGGAGTCACTGGCCGCGGCCCTGTTCGGGGAGCTACGTGCGGCTCTCCCGACGGACGACCGCTGGGGCGAGCTACGGCAGAAAATAGGCGAATTCGGGATAGCGATCAGCCCTGTTGGCAAGCTCGGCGCCCTTGCAGGGATGGACGCCTCAGCTCTTTCCGCGTGGCTCTTCGAACGTGTGCGGGGAGACGTGAGCGCCTCCGCCACGAAGGCGCGAGCCGCCGACGCGCTGCGGGATGCGGGTCTGCCCGTCTTGGTGGTCATGGACGACGTGGACCGCCTCACTCCGCGGGAGTTGTTGATCGTCTTCAAACTGATCCGACTCGTCGGGAACCTGCCCAACGTCTACTACCTCGTCAGCTTCGACGAGCAGACACTCATCGACGTCCTCTGTCGCAGCGACCTGGTGGGCGACGATCCCCAGAGAGCCCGCGAGTTCCTCGAAAAGATCATCCAGGTGCGCCTCGACCTGCCTGCGTTCCGGGAGCGAGATGCCGCGGCAATGATCAACCAATCGTTGGAACTCTTACAGAGGTCCCACCAGGTGGAGATGTCCGACGATGAGAAGAATCGCTTCTCCCTCGCGTATTTTCGGCATCTCCAAAGCCGGTTGACGACACCGCGCGCGATCAAGCGGTTCTTCGCCCAGGCCGACGCCACGCTCGGTCCGCTGGCCGGCGAGGTCGATCTGTGTGACTTCCTGCTGGTGACGTTCCTGAGGACGAGCGAGCCGGGCGTCTACCGCCTCATGGCGCAGTTTCGCGGGGCGCTCACCGGGAGCGATATGGACCTCGAGCGCGCGTGGGATGCGCCCGGAGGAATTGGAGCAGCGGTGGAAACCACGCTTGCAGAAAGCGGGTGTCGCCGAGGAGCACCTCACCGGTGTTCTTCGTCTACTCCAAAATTTGTTCCCCGTCGAGTTTCGCACCGGCGATTCCTGGGGGGCGGCCCGCCGGCGGGGTGTGGGTAGCGATGATCATTTCGACCGCTACTTCGTCTTCGGGATTCCCGAGGACGACCTATCGGAGCGCGCGTTCAACAGTGCCTTGGAGCAACTGGGTGCGGGGCAGGTAGGGGGTGAACTGGAGGCGTTCGTGGCGCGAATTCGGCAGGATACCCAGCGCATGGCCCGGCGCGTCCACCACCGTCGTGATCAAGGGGGAAGGCTTCCTTCCAGGGAACTCTTGCAGGTGCTAGCCGATAACTTCGGGCAGCTCGAAAGCGATTCGGAGATGGGCGGGCTACTGACGCCTGAGCGCAGTGCCGAGGTTGTCGCAGGCGATCTTCTCGCCGACGTTCAGGTGCCCGAAGTGGCTGATGTCCTGGAGCGCATGGCCTCTACCCCAGACGGGGCACGTCTTGCCTGTGCCGCCTTTCACCACCTCAACAAGGAGGCCGACACGGTGGAGCCCGCCGCTTCGACGGGGAAGTACCGTGATGCAGAGCGGCGGCTCGGCCATCGCATCAGGGGCCATCTCGCCCCGGCGGGAAGCCGACCGGCCGCAGACCTCTCCCCAGAAGAGATTCGCCTGATCTGGGGGTGGTGGCATACCGATCCTTGGGGAGCTCGTGAGTGGATCGGTCAGCGTC includes the following:
- a CDS encoding type I restriction-modification system subunit M, with the protein product MSDTLTQLPTRIWSVADLLRGNFKVSEYGRIVLPFTVLRRLDCVLASTRRDVLAPAEALGDDRNPDQHAELRSASQYLFYNTSAIALADVANAPRNAAHSLLEYVGGFSPNVRKVIEGFQFEHTIWRLNDAEILTKTLDHFLALDLGPALTSREMGHIFEELVRRFDDQASETSGEHTTPHDVGRLAAALLAESDPTRHVPGPVRKVYDPACGTGGMLGEAADHILSETSQARVLRYGQELNPESWAVASSARLMSGDDPDRIKLGNVLVEDRFPDERFDYLLAHPPFGIEWRTSAEAVHTEYEQLGYEGRFGAGLPRINDGSLLFLQHMLAKMKPVDDFGRGGSRVAVLFTASPMRAGSAGSGESEIRRWIVENDLLEGIVALPDQLFHNTGIDTYLWILTNRKRNNRQSRVVLVKAQDHWQKMRRTVGSKRKYLGPDQIANIVRLYGEASSTTAPSSSPRDRVHVVHNQDLLYREITIEHPLRLRFQLTQEGLDQLAGLRRVQQADDPEALLSALDELIGTTWDTKAEAFTALRHAVRAVGQSWPQGTAFEKAVRKAIGVRDDAGEVQRLRAGPEPDPELRDRVVLQLQDDPDEYLRNKILPHTSGAWINNDKERLGCAIPPSQFYLAELDGPFEPLRNFVEQETRRVKLHRPKPDEERPDPPKHLIASYLHSVDSVLDLPDAELDDSEMTPCSGGDLVGRVGNWRLLPPNFGDAVTSQIVLHPVQGHSRVLCEWLNYRNDNAAVPLARDILDTPVPVDLVIDGEVDSLLDDVQENRRALRDAVEGTLPNVFAGTATVSEDIRTATRFIAREARLAEQLIRPLNDPVSRAESSYPFHISALARRYRVSTHPSEQKDGLLKLGEGIARTLGLLALSELITLRGFTNNLRGNFYNGATFATWTRLLDQLLSNVGTPRLPELAELQEQTTRTLLEQIKDFRNRSHHSQGIRRDHELSDEVELLEPLVLSALSSVNWLSDANWLWVERCEYVDESSFRIVGSRLHGSHPSWELLDWSTAHPLRPERVYVHSTRAVKPVDLWPLATVDLCTDCRTRELFLLDRVQGDQVILHSLEEHSLKISYSTTRGTGGKNP
- a CDS encoding ISAs1 family transposase, whose translation is MPHQSATPQPAVGDLAQRLTAVDDPRDERGIRHEIGTVLVIALCALLCGSRSLRAIGQWAANTPQHTRTRLGCRITDPELGLRTAPSTSTIRRVLLACTPAGVAALARPDSTAVLALDGETLRGSATAQQAATHVLAALAPGGRIAAQVPVAGKTSEIAAVEDLLGPLDIDGTVVTADALHTQTSTARYLAEQRGADYILTVKRNQPSLFEQVTRLPWAQAPTGDTDRHRAHGRAETRTVKALSIEVLGFPHAVQAVRIRRHVTDLRTGEVSWTCAYAVTSLPAERAGAARLGGLVRGHWAIEALHHVRDSTFAEDACKVRTGHGPANLAALRSLAALLLSALKRPTIPDAIRWVSYACFTHPLDLIGLA
- a CDS encoding KAP family P-loop NTPase fold protein, whose protein sequence is MTTPRFFDDGPAGDSTGTPDLLGRRRYAEHALQLLDRVRDQSESGVLAMIGPWGAGKSTVLNMIMQALRDSAIDGNTTSWSVAELNPWMYSEVESLAAALFGELRAALPTDDRWGELRQKIGEFGIAISPVGKLGALAGMDASALSAWLFERVRGDVSASATKARAADALRDAGLPVLVVMDDVDRLTPRELLIVFKLIRLVGNLPNVYYLVSFDEQTLIDVLCRSDLVGDDPQRAREFLEKIIQVRLDLPAFRERDAAAMINQSLELLQRSHQVEMSDDEKNRFSLAYFRHLQSRLTTPRAIKRFFAQADATLGPLAGEVDLCDFLLVTFLRTSEPGVYRLMAQFRGALTGSDMDLERAWDAPGGIGAAVETTLAESGCRRGAPHRCSSSTPKFVPRRVSHRRFLGGGPPAGCG